The window AGGTATAAACATGCGAGGCGAAGTAGTTGGCGGTGCCATATCGTCGAAAGACGGGAACCTTCACGCCTTCCTTTGGACCAAAGATACAGGCATACAGGACCTCGGTTTGTTCGGTTCCGATTCGGTGACCGCACCAACCTGGATCGACAATCGTGGAGAAGCGGTAGGCGGTTCTTGCCCGGGCCCGATGGGCAACTGCCGCGCGTTCCTGTGGAAAGACAATACGTTCGTGGATCTCAATACTCTTCTGCCAAAAGACACTCCACTGTATCTCCTGTTCGCCTACTCAATAAACGATTCCGGCCAGATCGTTGGTCAGGCAATGACGAAGAGCGGGGAGCTCCATGCTTTCCTCGCCACCCCGATTGATTAGCGCTGCACTAACAATGCGAGTCAACTGATGAGTCCTGACTCCGACGAAATAGCAGCATCTGAACAAGTTCTTTCGGACGGTGGGCCCGTTGCCTCAACCAAGGCTCGGGCTCACCTCAATATTCCCTTCTAGCAAAGACGCGAAGGATAAGATCCTTAATTACCTGGAAAGAGCGAGTGAAAACTTCCGATCTAGTTGTTCCGCATTCCAACCGGCTATTTGCAAGCCGATCCTCGACAGACAGAGTAAGCATGACCTTTGACGTGACGGGAGCTCAGGATTCAAACGATGTTCTAGCGTTTGTTCAAAATCACGTGTCGGAGCAATGAGATGCCGGTTCACTTTGGATCGTATATGTGCGCGTTTGAGTGTCGAATCAATTACCACTGAGGAGGTCTCATCGTGAATCCCTAATGGATCCGCTCGGCGGCAATCGGTTTTATGCTTGCGACATTCCTCATGCGATACTTAGCGATCGCCCAGAGCCAGGCCGACGAAACCGCCGTCCGAAATATTCCTCAAGAGTTTTCGGCTGCATGGGCGAAGCATGATGGGCAGCAACTGGCAAAGATCATGTCCGAAAACGTGGACTTTGTCGACGTCGCTGGAGACTGGCTGCGCGGAAGGTCTGATTTCACGCTTTATCATAATCGGATCCTTTCGGACGATTTAAGGATTCGAAACTAACCCCTTTGGCAACTTCCGTGCGTTTCCTCCACACAGACTTGGCAGTCATTCACTGGAGTTGGAGAATCGAAGGTGACCGAAATATTAATATGACGCCCCGAAAGCCGCGTTTCGGTATGTTCACGATGATCGTTGAAAAAACCCATAGGAAATGGCTGGTTACCGTGGCCCAGAATACCAACCGCATTCCTGCTCCGAATCCAGATCCGGAGATGGAAGGCATTGATGCGGGCATTCTTTTCCCATCCGACCATTAAAAGTGTTGACGTCCATGTCGCAGTGTCGCTGAGAGCCTCGAATGGCGGTCGTGCGGTTCAAGTGTCGAAGGGACGGGAATCTCGGGCAAGCAACGCTTCCGGTTATGTTTGGTGATACGTACGAAATTCAGAGTGAAATGTTGCTGGCGTGGTCGCAACTTCTCCTGTCCTGATGAAGACGTTTGCTGCCGTCTTTGCAAACGTGCACAGCGGCAGCTTTGCTGAAGGCGAAATCCAGATCGTGCTGCTTACGGACGCTCTCTGCCTGGGCCGTCTCCACAGAGCGACCGCCGAGGTAATAACTCTGGCTACTGGTAGCCGCAAGGGCGCTCGGAGCCTACCCACAGTTGGGCCAGGTCTCTAAGGTTGTGTTTGTATGTGCGCGTTACCAAGTATTCCTTCCCACCTTTTACACGCAGCTTGTACTCTCCCGTTGGTAAAGGTTGGACCTCCTCCACGGCCAAAATATTTACGAGGACCGAGCGGTGGATGCGAATAAAACCGTAGGGTTTGAGCTTCTCGGCAATGGACGAGAGCGACTCATGCACTAGATAGGCATTAGGTCTATGTCGTAGCGAGACGTAATTACCTTCGGCTTGCACAGCGAGGACGTCAGCTAAATCCAAGAGTCGGATTCTACCCTTCGTCTTGAACGCGATTCGCGGCGCCATGCGATCATCCTCTCCTGCGGTTGCCCAGCATGCGCAGAGACCTCAGCCATCCGACGATATTTCTGTTTCCCACTTCCCACACCTTTGCATCTTGAGCAACCTTCGCTAACGACGCGTTGCCCTCGACCATCGCGATCAGAAAGCTGGCAGTCTCATCAGGATTCAGGTCGCGGCGCACCGTCCCTTGCGACTGCCCCTTCCGCAAAAGCGCAGCAACTCCTTTCTGCCAGGTCAAAAAGAGCATCTCCAGTCGCTTGCGGAACTGCTCGTCCAGGGGAGACATCTCCTGTGTCAAATTGAGCAGCGGACAACTGTTTCGAATGTCTCGAGGTCGGCTTGGCAACCCCCGGACAATGCCGACCAAAATGTCGATGGGTTGCCCGTCTCCGAGCATAGGAGTCAACCATCTGTCTTCGAAAAGTTTTGCGATTATCTCCTCGACGATGGCATATCCTAGGGCCTCTTTGCTCTCGAAATGGTGATAGAGCGCACCCTTGGTGACGTTAGTGGCGGCGAGAATTGTATCGATGCTGGCACTCTGAAAGCCTGATCTGTGCACCTCCCGAAAAGCCGCTTGCAGCAAGCGTTTCCTTGTACGCTCTGGATTCCGCAATGGTGTCTTGTCGTGACCACTTAACATACCGACCAGTTTGAATGTTAGACATTTGAAATGTCAATCAAAACAACCTGCCTAGAACCTTAGCTGCGCGATGTTTTCTTGAATTTCGGAACCTCCATCAGTCTGGGTATGAAAAGTTGGAGAAACACTCGTTTAGGCCGTTTGGGATCGCCCCAAGGAGATTGTTGGCCCGCCACTCTGCGTCGAAATCTGAAACGTTGAGCCTGTCGTGTCACGGAATTGATGTGAACGTGGAACACCGCGTGCTCTACGAACTGCACATTATCGGCACGCAAACGTTCATCAGACGAAAAGGAGAAGATATGAGCAAATTAGGACGGTTTCGGAATCTCTGGATACCGGGAGTAGCGGCGATTGTTCTGGGTAGCTTCAGCAATGCGTTTGCTCAACAGAGCTACAGACTGACCGACTTGGGCAATAACAAAAGCACGAACAACTTTGCCATGGTCATGGGCCTCAACAATCTGGGGTGGGCGGAGAACATGGATGGGATCGTGAACCCTCCCGAGACAAGTACGGCTACGACAATTGCAAGTGGCCGCGCCGTGATTAGTATCTACGGATTCAACATCGACCTGGGCACGCTTGGAAAACCCGGCGCCAACAGTTGGACTGACTATGGCGGGATCAACGACCTCGGGGAAGCCGTTGGTCTCTCCGAAACAGATAAGCCGGATCCGAACGGAGAAGACATTTGCGGCTTTGGCACACATCTTCAGTGCCTTCCGTTTCTTTGGAAAGACGGCCACATGAGCGCGCTTCCCACGCTCGGCGGAATTAATGGGTGGGCCAACGCCATCAATAACCGCGAACAAATCGTTGGATTTGCCGAAGACGGTGCCATCGACCCCACATGCGGAGACACCGTGAAGAACAATCGAGTTATATTGCCGGCGTTGTGGGAAAGAGGCAACGTCAAAGCTCTTCCTCTGGCAGATAGTACCGATAAAGACGGTTTTGCAAACGGGATCAACGATCGAGGCCACGCCGTAGGCTACTCGGGAAACTGCAACGTGGCTCACGCCGTAGTGTGGAAAGACAAGACTGTCTTTCCGCTTAAGGACTACGGAGTTTTCAGCTCCGCATACGCCATTAACAGGAGCGGTCAGGTCGTCGGTCAAATTGGCAGTGCTGCGGGCTACTTTGCCGCATTTTGGCCGCAGGGCGCTGATGGCGAAGTCATAAGCATCAAACTTCTGCCAGGAGATGCTGCCGCCTTTGCCACCGGGATCAACAACCGGGGCCAAGTGGTGGGAAGCACCTTTAACTCGAGTGGCGACTGGTCCCACGGCTTCATCTGGCAGGACGGCGTTATCACCGACCTTAATATGCTGATTTCCGACGATTGCAACCTCTTCATCATCGCAGCTAGCAATATCAATGAGTTCGGACAAATCTCAGGCATGGCAACGGTGCAGAACGGACCCCATAAGGGCGAAGTTCATGCTTTCCTTTTGACGCCAGCAGACATACGCTTCGACGCCTCGATGGCAGATTACGCACGTACACACCCGCATTCCGCTTTATCCTCGAATGCCCGCAATCACTCTTCGCAGAGATTCGGACCTGTCCGACTTCAGCGATAAAGGCATTCTTTTACTTGCGTATGTGTCTGAACTCTCCCAGGCCTAACCCAGGTGCGACGGCATGCACGGTTGGTAACACCTAGCCCTTGAGGCGTGACAAACAGCGCCTCAAGGGTTTTTAGTGGCCGCACGTCCGATGCCCACGTGCTCGTCCGCAGGAAGTTATAGGTTGCCGGCCGGTTGGTATAAGCGGCGAAAGATCCGGAGTTTAGGCACTTCGCGTAAAGTTTCCACTAAGGCTGGCCACGGCAATGCAAGGGTTCGCTTCTACTGTTGGCTTTCAGGGAAAATGCACTCATCGAAGTGTCCCTTTAAGCACGTCCTCGGCGTTTCGGTGCAATTAATCTTCAAGCCGAAACTAACCGAGCGACACACTCGGAGCGCGGCTCTCTGCATGAAGGTGGCACCCGAGATATTTACTTCATTTGATGTATGCGCCACCTAGTCTCGATCGATTGACAATCTCAGCCCGGCTAAATAAGTTAGTACACCGAACCGCGCTTCGAACTACACATGTTTTCCAGCGGGTATC is drawn from Edaphobacter lichenicola and contains these coding sequences:
- a CDS encoding SgcJ/EcaC family oxidoreductase, whose translation is MRYLAIAQSQADETAVRNIPQEFSAAWAKHDGQQLAKIMSENVDFVDVAGDWLRGRSDFTLYHNRILSDDLRIRN
- a CDS encoding LytTR family DNA-binding domain-containing protein, whose amino-acid sequence is MAPRIAFKTKGRIRLLDLADVLAVQAEGNYVSLRHRPNAYLVHESLSSIAEKLKPYGFIRIHRSVLVNILAVEEVQPLPTGEYKLRVKGGKEYLVTRTYKHNLRDLAQLWVGSERPCGYQ
- a CDS encoding TetR/AcrR family transcriptional regulator, encoding MLQAAFREVHRSGFQSASIDTILAATNVTKGALYHHFESKEALGYAIVEEIIAKLFEDRWLTPMLGDGQPIDILVGIVRGLPSRPRDIRNSCPLLNLTQEMSPLDEQFRKRLEMLFLTWQKGVAALLRKGQSQGTVRRDLNPDETASFLIAMVEGNASLAKVAQDAKVWEVGNRNIVGWLRSLRMLGNRRRG